The following are encoded in a window of Candidatus Methylomirabilis limnetica genomic DNA:
- a CDS encoding sigma-54-dependent transcriptional regulator, with protein GGGGGGGGGGGVTERSMPKVLVVDDEPDMRWFLSGILEAEGLEVVTAEDGAIALERVRQDAPSAILLDLKMPNLGGMETLAEIKKIDPHVPIIILTACGEIFTAVSAMRLGAYDYITKPFQNDDVILTIRRALEQQALLAEVESLRNQLAKGGSLRELMGPSQHVQQIIQQVNLVARSPLTILLQGETGTGKELLARAIHQQSARHQQPFIAVDCGAIPETLIESELFGHEKGAFTGADRKKEGHFQLAEGGSLFLDEIINLPLSTQSKLLRVLQERQVQLLGGKRARPVDVRIIAASNVPLEKEMRAGRFRQDLYYRLNEFTISLPPLRERPEDIPYLAKRFFEEASMEFKRPVRGISDEAAQILLQYPWPGNVRELRNVIRQAVLMSPGLIRPEHLPTLGAKDPGAASAIEPGPVSAGLSLKEASDKAAAEAERQVIHQALQATRGNKSEAARLLRTDYKTLHIKMKRYGISAPEFR; from the coding sequence CGGTATTCTCGAAGCCGAGGGACTTGAAGTGGTTACGGCGGAGGACGGGGCGATCGCCCTGGAAAGGGTCCGGCAGGACGCGCCCTCAGCGATCCTCCTCGACCTCAAGATGCCGAATCTCGGAGGAATGGAGACCCTCGCGGAGATAAAGAAGATAGACCCTCACGTGCCGATAATCATCCTGACTGCCTGTGGGGAAATCTTCACAGCAGTGTCTGCCATGCGGCTCGGAGCCTACGACTACATCACCAAGCCGTTTCAAAACGATGATGTCATCCTCACCATACGACGGGCACTGGAGCAGCAGGCGCTCCTGGCCGAGGTGGAGTCGCTGCGGAATCAGCTCGCCAAGGGCGGTTCCCTCCGAGAGCTGATGGGCCCGAGTCAGCATGTCCAGCAAATCATCCAGCAGGTCAATCTGGTGGCCCGATCTCCCTTGACGATCCTGCTCCAGGGGGAGACGGGGACTGGCAAGGAGCTGCTGGCCCGGGCCATCCATCAGCAGAGCGCCCGCCACCAGCAACCCTTTATCGCCGTGGACTGCGGGGCCATCCCCGAGACCCTGATCGAGTCGGAGCTGTTCGGCCACGAGAAAGGCGCCTTCACCGGCGCGGATAGGAAGAAAGAGGGCCATTTTCAACTTGCCGAAGGAGGAAGCCTGTTCCTCGACGAGATCATCAACCTCCCCCTGAGTACCCAGTCAAAGCTCCTGCGGGTGCTCCAGGAGCGACAGGTGCAGCTCCTGGGAGGGAAACGCGCGCGCCCCGTGGACGTGCGCATCATCGCGGCCTCCAATGTCCCGCTGGAGAAAGAGATGCGAGCAGGCCGGTTCAGGCAAGACCTCTATTACCGCCTGAATGAATTCACGATCAGCCTGCCACCCCTTCGGGAGCGGCCGGAAGACATCCCCTACTTGGCCAAGCGCTTTTTTGAAGAAGCCAGTATGGAGTTCAAGCGGCCCGTCCGCGGGATATCGGACGAGGCAGCCCAGATCCTTCTCCAATATCCCTGGCCCGGTAACGTACGGGAGCTCAGGAACGTGATTCGCCAGGCTGTCCTGATGAGTCCGGGCCTCATTCGGCCGGAACACCTCCCGACCCTGGGCGCCAAAGACCCTGGTGCAGCTTCGGCCATAGAGCCTGGCCCCGTATCGGCGGGTCTCTCCTTAAAAGAGGCGAGCGATAAGGCCGCCGCCGAGGCGGAGCGGCAGGTGATCCACCAGGCCCTGCAAGCGACCCGTGGGAACAAGAGTGAGGCGGCCCGGCTCCTTCGGACCGACTACAAGACGCTTCACATCAAGATGAAGCGGTATGGCATTTCGGCTCCGGAGTTCCGGTAA